TATCCCATCATGCTACTGTTTCGATTCTCCCACCGAGGAGGAGCGAgtaaggaggttcattgagggtcCTCACCTTAATATTCGCCTTGCTATGGATAGTGAGACTGAGACTGGGACTTCATTTCACCAGGTGGTGGAGATAGTTCATCGTGTTGAGCGCATCGTCAGTGAGAATAGGCAGATGATGTAGGGGGGACAAGAGGTCCCGACATTTAGGTTGCTATGGTAGTGCCTCATCTCAAGGCAGAGGTTGATTTGGGAGAGTCCTATTATTGGCCAGTTTACATTCAACACCACTCAATCGAGGGGCTTCTATGCAATCTCCATTCAGTGCACTTATAGCACAGAGTTCTCATCACGATCCATCCGTTTAGGGCTCATCGGTACCGGGCTCATCTTGTGGATATACTGGTTCGCGGGGTCCAACTCAGACCTCGCAGTCATTTCCGTTcggaggttgttatgagtgtggagatCTGGGGCACGTCAAGAAATACTGCCCACGTCTTCGCAGGAATTCGGGATAGCAGGGAGGACATACTATGATTCATGTTCtagttgctacaccacctgctcagccaacaCAGGGTGGAGGTCATCCAAGACGTGGTCGTCCTAGAGGAGGAGCTCGGTTAAGTAAAGGTCAGGCCAGATGCTATGAATTTCCAGGGAGGACCGAGGTTGTTGTTTCCGATGCTGTTATTACCAGTATTGTTTTTGTGTGCCACAGAGatgctttgatattgtttgatccttgctctacttattcatatgtgtcactATACTTTGCTTCttatctggatatgccatgtGATTTGCTTGCTAcccctattcatgtatctacaccggttggGGATTCCATTGTGGTGCATCGAGTATATTGATCATGTGTGGTCATTATTTGTTGTTTTGAGATAATGGTAGACTTTCTATTGTTAAATATGTACATTTTAATGTGATCTTatgtatggattggttatctatgtaccatgttattcttgattgtcacactaagaccattACATTGGCTATGACGTGTTGTCGaggttagagtggaagggttctctTGGTTGCACTCCTAGCAGAGTGATCTCATTTCtgaaggctcaacagatggttgagaaggaatATTTGACGTATTTAGCTTTTGTCAAAGATGTTAGTATTGCcactcctactgttgagtcagttccagtagtgagggagtttTCAGATGTGTTGGGTGaagacctatcgggcatgccacccaacaAGAATGTTGATTTCTGCATTTATTTTGCACCAAGaatcaacctatttctattccactatattgCATGGCTCctgttgagttgaaggaattgaaagagaagtTACAGGAGTTGCCAGATAAGGGATTCGTCAAGCCTAGTGtgccaccttggggtgcaccactAGTATTGTTTTTTAAGAGAAGGTCTATGAGAATATGTATTGACTACCATCAGTTAAACAAGGTgaccattaagaataagtatccactagcgtgtattgatgatttCTTTTATCAAcatcagggtgccagggtgttctcgaAGGTTGACTTGAGATCAAGGTAGCACTCGTTGATAATTAGGGCTTCGGACATCCCTAAGACTActttcagaactcgttatggcatTATAAGTTTTTTGTGATGttttttggtttgactaatgccccagaaactttcatgcatttgatgaacaatgtgttccaaccttgctgaaattattttatcattgtgttcattgatgatatagtAGGAAGGAgaacgagcagcatttgagaattGCTTtaaactttgagggagaagaatgTTACACcatatattttcgtacgtaaaagtatgttgaaagcaaactaatgtaagaccaaaaatgaaatcatctttggaagtatataaagtaagttatcatgttacctcggaggttacaaatgttgaaaatcatgaacaacaagtacaaaaagggttggaaggttcagaagctacaggaattgaagaaaataatatttcgtcgaaagtcgacaagttgggaatattataacatgtacgtTTGGGGTTacactagggtgcttaacatgattaggaggttatgttatgagttatgttagtcatattatagtcgtgtgttatgttttgaagtcaagaaaGTTTTGGAACAAAGATCGataaaagtcatcacaagttacgttcgtaagttttactgaaactttgggtcaaatgtaactgcaatgttcagactttttggattgatcGGTGCGCTGAGAGTTGAAGGAAAATTTTGGGCTGAAGtatgcatttctgcggcccattttgTGGCCGCAGAACAACTTTGCAGACCCCACACTGGTTgcagagtggggcagatttctggggcatttttgatgcccaattttacggccattatgcgaccgctaaaccgtttcgcgggctgcattcttgtcgcatatcccgccttgggatttttcgaagggaggttctgcggtgcactgtACGACCTCAGAACaattctgtggtgcattatgcgaccgcagaacaggtctaagggccgcatagtgaccgcagaccagatCAGTTCTTTTCCAGTTCTGGCCCCCATATTTGCGGTCATTTCGTGgactgcataaccattatgtggtcgcatatgcaaccgcaaaaccctttccggagcttcatttttagtGTTTTTAAACACGACCCAATCccattaaaacacaccccatagaccattttgagcacatttatgatattttagTGTGAGAGGGAGAGTTCCTAGAGTGGGGGAGCAACCTTCAACCATTATCCATCAATTAttgagcggactattcagacgcttgaggacatgttgcgtgcttgtgttattgatttcaagggtaactaggatgatcattttccacgcatagagtttgcttataataataactTTTATGCTAGAAatagatggcaccatttgaggcattatatggtaggagatgcaAATcacccattgggtggttcgaaattggggaagcagagttgatagagccagacctcgtgcatcaggctatggaaaaagttaaaatcattaaggagcggttgaaaactgctcagagtcgtcaaaaatcctttACGGATGTTTGtggcagagacttagagttcaaagaagatgattgggtattcttgaaggttcccCCATGAAATGTATTATGCGGTTTGGatagaaagggaaattgagtctgaggtatgtcgggccatacAAAATCATCTAGAGGATCGGTCAGGTAGCGTAcaaacttgagctaccacccgagatgtcattagtgcacccggtattccatgtgtctatgttgaagaaggtagttggagatccgtcagcgtTTGTGTTGGTTGAGCCCATTGAGGTTAATAAAGACTTGTCATATAAAcagattccagttgccattcttgatagacaagttcgaaagttgaggaataaagaaattaccttcgtgaaagtgttatggcgaaaccagcaggttgaagaggccacgtagGAGGccaaggaagagatgaagaagaagtatccttacctatttgaatagctgtgtaatcctttcttttatGAACCTGTTGCCTAAGAATTTTGTATcccttgttcagttaatgtaaaggtgctcCTTTTGATTACATGTTGTTTACATAAGGCCACGGTTGGTGTGGGTATGAgttatgttatgttattggattctgtatatgtttgtaagatgtgtttctggggctctctgacaggtggataggcctagttacaaaggaaactctggcgaaatatttgaATATATAAAGatttagttaaatttggggttaCTGGTATAGGGTGTGAGAACTGAGTTACATAAGGTGCTAAGAGTAGACcctgaccctcattcgaggacgaatgatcttaagtgggggaggatgtaaggccccgtaaattttttcctaaaaacccggctcggactttttggattgatcggtgcgctgggagttgaagaaaaatattgggcagaagtacgcattttcgcggcccattctacggccgtagaaccactctgcggaccccAGACTGGTCGCAAAGTGGGGCAGATTTCTGGGACATTTTTGATGCCTAATTTCGcagccattatgcgaccacataaccatttcgcgggccacattcttgtcgcatatcaTGCCTTGCGAtatttcggagggaggttctgcagtGCACTATGTGACCACAAAaccattctgcggtgcattatgcgaccgcagaacaggtctgcgggccgcatagtgaccgcagaccagatCAGTTCTTTTCCATTTCTAGCCCCCCATATTCGCGGTCATTTcatggaccgcataaccattatgcggtcgcatatgcgaccacaaaacccgttccggagcttcatttttggggtttttaaacacGACCCAATCCCAATAAAACACACCCCACagaccattttgagcacatttctgatattttagagtgagagggagagttcCTAGAGTTGGGGAGCGACCTTCAACCATTATCCATCAATTATTGAGCGGACTATTCGGACTATCCATCAATTAttgagcttcatttttggggtttttagaCCTGACCCAATCccattaaaacacaccccatagacAATTatagagtgagagggagagttcttagagtgggggagcaaCCTTCAaccattatccatcaattcttgctcaatcatttaggattaacaaaggaagtcttcaccctaaaggtaagaacTTATGTCCTAGATCTCAATTTAGAAATTTTGCAAAAATGGGGTAATTAGAgaggcaattattgggtgtgggggttgttatctggcatgcatgtatccttgaagtatgtgggaaggttatgagctaaaaatggtagagagtgggttgggaaaagatggaatcttccacaaaaaggggcttaaaacattgatgcacaactagtgtttgataatatgctcaaatgagctaaaatcatgttcatcttcctaattttggttcgattttgttatattgctaaaatagattgaagtggctaataatctggaacatcttagagttttaagaagctcaattgaggtatgttggctaaacccccattcttcttagaattgaatctcacggtgttcatgtaatttgagtaagcccttgatcattatagaattggtgatttctaatgtgtttgtgttgaagtatgtaagttcaatattctttctaaatgcttcattatgttatcttgttattgaggatgtgttcaaaaatatagaatatgtgttagaaatgttaagacttcctgtcaagatcgaaataaaggttgttatgcccattttgtatgaaaagcctctgtgtgcctaagattcccaaattgctcatatgtgaattcaatgtcttgaatgggaagtcttattgttgttgataatgataatgatattgaatgtggaaaaggggccTGGAATTATGAAGTATGGCTAAGTgctaagaatgactttgtaatcgtgatcactagtgccaatgaattgaaagatatgaaagaagtatgatgtgagatggttGACTGAAAATGGTAACGTATTatgtgagacggcctagccgatcgggccgtgattggATGCTATGCCGCACACATGGCGGCACTGTGCTAGAAATTATAATGAAAATGTGGTAatttctctaatgagatggcctagccgatcgggccgagatcggactccgtgtaagaattaagaggtattgtgaattgtggaatatcggcactaaagatcacccaatcTAATAACATGGaagttgacttgaaaacttatgtgacctttaaattgatgttttaatattatttggaagctcttattgaatttttGACTATTCCTCTTGTATTaatattcattctattgagttggtgtttagctatacatactagtgctattcgacggtactaacgtccattttgccgggggcactgtatctttaaatggatgcaggtgggtACATAACAAACAATGTTGATCatagatagtgctgcatcctcttctcagcgggctcggtgagccccatttcattccggggtcatgtattgtactttttatttatattatggtcactttttgaggtatagccggggccttgttgccgacaccatctttactctcttttgcatctttagaggctctgtagacactatATGGGTTGTGTATGGgtattgggaatgttaaacaggTATATGCTGTGTTGATCACTTGTTCCTCTCAGACTTTAAGaagtgtgtattttgagacttaaaggcgcaatgtcTAGTGAAATAATTTAGTattgtatgaatgagattcctactgtataattaataaaatcacgtcttttcttgatcatgggttaattgggtagaaagtatctaacacgcttgcttggccgggttcactcggttgagcgttggtcgcgcttcccgaggttggggcgtgacagctccacccatcaaattgaagatctatgagtctagtttctaacgtatTTAACCATTTGTCAATATGACACCGGAGTAGAGAGAGATATATGCATTTTTATGAGACTGTGCAAGatactaggtgacaagtaggtgtgtcacctacttgcttaaatgagagtccgTAAATGGGAcggttcgggtcgtccaaagaggacttttaaaggcctatttcctACATATATTATactgataatagggcataataaccagacataagctctgaaAAAACCTCCCAAAAATTGCCCATAAACCCtatttgattttctctccctttcaagttctaattggagaaAAAACCTAGAGTttaaagaaccaagataggagctgagttatccaacaaataaggtaattttactgctctctttcatccatttttgtcTGCTATAAATGCATGGTATGTCGTTCtttatttgtaagaactcacggggcggtgatcgaaagccgtgagttcgcgttattcacttgtagcggattgttttatggactgttttgtgttgctgttgggctgcgtgctTTATTACTGTTTTTGGTGTTTTataggaggaagggtgtggagaaacaccacataaatgtagggtggtgggctggtagttcgtcgtaatattttcgggttgtttgacactactacggtggtcgttttgtgtatgaagagattggggtgtgttgggctattttgtagtattctGTTGTgcatataaggttggaaaataatgcaTATATGTTGTTATcgttgtgttcttgtgttgttggtgttatcttgaatttggaggaagtaaggattataggggagatgctacccgtttaaatacaaaataagcttgtcgttcgttatgcgatagttgtacctttcacaACTTAATGataatattattatcattattgtagattaaggtggtaagaggcgagttcaacttggtaattggaaagattgtgataaggtatgttaaggctaatcccttccttcattttggcatgatcctgtaactacatgtgtttgataaagaggcataaagagaagttcatactcccgaatttatatacattatcctagtctcataagttacagtattctcccttatcgggactttatattcaattgagtattgtctttttctagtcaagagagcagagggtctatatatacagtattacagtattttccccaccatcgagctataatcggtgggcaggacCCTATTGGACAACcgctgatcagatggtaagttatataccgagcctactgtggccgagcacctatgagcgagctcGAGATGGCCGAGAtgcagagcctagtatggccgagcgcctatgagcgagcctacttgTCACGACCGAAATTGGAGGGCCaggactggcacccggtgcctactCAACCGAGCGCCATGTACCTTATCCTTCTTTACTATAAGGCTCGTCACAGGCCATTTTAtgccacatatatatatatatatatatatatatatatatatatatatatatatatatatatatatatatatatatatatatatatatatatatatatatatatagtaacaaTATTAGAACTTAACTCACAAAActaattcaaaaatatttatatagatacataggggccgacaaggccgttgaCATGTCATACCTAAAACTATACACAGGATACTCTCTACAAAACCTCTAAGAAAACATGACCATAATATATAAGTCGGGAGAGGGTTCTCGATATCCTCATAAAATGAAATAACATGTATCGAACATGACTCGGCAATACTCCAGgaagaagtggagctcaccaaccaaaagcTAATATCTGGAGGCAGCCTACAATGGAGGGTCCTCACCTCGCCTATCTACACCTGCGTGGCATGAAGCACAACTCCCCAGAAAAAGGGACATCAAAACGAagaatataccgagtatgtaaggcggaAATGAAACATAATAATCGGATACTATCTCGGGGAGGGATAAGAGTCAACTTATAATCTATGACTTGCCGCTGAGGGCCATAACATATAGAATAAGACCCATctcgtatatataaataaaactacaatataattattacacctcatattttcatacatgaaagtacgccataagtaaattgatgaaagctcaaaaatgagatgttacattccgcattttcgtacgttaacgTTTCGTCGTAAGATTAATCGACGTAggctcgagaatgagattattttgagattaatGGTATTACGCTATTTcgaataagtgataagtaaattcgtgaaggtgagagggtaagtgaatcgaagaaagtgaatttcgtcgaagtttaatattttgagataaaatacggtccaagctacaataccacatatttatg
This region of Nicotiana tomentosiformis chromosome 4, ASM39032v3, whole genome shotgun sequence genomic DNA includes:
- the LOC138909781 gene encoding uncharacterized protein; this encodes MAPFEALYGRRCKSPIGWFEIGEAELIEPDLVHQAMEKVKIIKERLKTAQSRQKSFTDVCGRDLEFKEDDWVVGDPSAFVLVEPIEVNKDLSYKQIPVAILDRQVRKLRNKEITFVKVLWRNQQVEEAT